A genomic segment from Eisenibacter elegans DSM 3317 encodes:
- a CDS encoding ABC transporter permease gives MHVLLRKIFIHSGNRWQLLLAGFGFAVGFWLMLSSLQVYIQVQKLMTPPENAPQDVILSKKISLGDVLADAKAGFGEGDIRQLQAQPFVEQSVPFLSSQFEIWAYADGSIPFATEMFFEAIPDAFLDTIPDGWRWSPGNNFVPIILSRDFLNLYNFGYAPSKGLPKLPASMVGILRFKLKISGRGGSEVLRGKVVGFSERIPTILVPEEFLHWANDKYGTKASPPPTRLMTRLKAGTQAQAQQYFDMADIEVNQETMRLRYLADLGGVITGLIGVLGAAFLLLTVMLFMMNFRLILAEAKQEVDLLLYLGYRHTHLAQHLMYYFSIFLLIITFVVVGGGLYWFVKQLYHYLNTQTGIQVNPSIEPLVLLVGGITIVVILLINYLATLRLLQRSR, from the coding sequence ATGCACGTACTACTACGCAAAATTTTTATACACTCCGGCAATCGCTGGCAACTGCTTCTGGCTGGGTTTGGCTTTGCGGTAGGTTTCTGGCTGATGCTCTCCTCATTGCAGGTATATATTCAGGTTCAGAAACTGATGACCCCTCCCGAAAATGCTCCGCAAGATGTGATTTTGAGCAAAAAAATCTCACTGGGCGATGTGTTGGCCGATGCCAAAGCCGGCTTTGGTGAAGGTGACATCCGCCAACTACAAGCCCAACCTTTTGTAGAGCAGAGTGTCCCGTTTTTGTCAAGCCAATTTGAAATCTGGGCCTACGCCGACGGTAGCATCCCCTTTGCGACCGAAATGTTTTTTGAGGCCATCCCTGATGCCTTTCTCGATACCATCCCCGACGGGTGGCGCTGGTCGCCTGGCAACAATTTTGTGCCCATTATCCTCTCTCGTGACTTCCTAAACCTCTACAATTTTGGCTATGCTCCCAGCAAAGGGTTGCCCAAGCTCCCTGCCAGTATGGTCGGGATTTTGCGCTTCAAGCTCAAAATCAGCGGTAGAGGCGGCTCTGAAGTTCTGCGGGGCAAGGTAGTAGGTTTTAGCGAACGTATCCCGACCATCCTCGTGCCCGAAGAGTTTTTACACTGGGCCAATGACAAGTATGGCACCAAGGCCAGCCCCCCACCCACACGCCTTATGACCCGGCTCAAAGCCGGAACCCAAGCCCAAGCCCAACAATATTTTGATATGGCCGACATAGAGGTCAATCAAGAAACCATGCGCCTACGCTACTTGGCCGACCTAGGAGGGGTCATTACGGGCCTCATTGGTGTGCTCGGAGCTGCTTTTCTGCTCCTGACAGTGATGTTGTTTATGATGAACTTCAGGCTCATTTTGGCCGAAGCCAAACAAGAAGTGGATTTATTATTGTACTTAGGCTACAGACACACACATCTTGCACAACATTTGATGTATTATTTTAGCATTTTCCTACTTATCATTACCTTTGTAGTAGTGGGTGGTGGGCTTTATTGGTTTGTCAAACAGTTGTACCACTACCTCAACACACAAACCGGCATTCAAGTAAACCCCTCTATAGAGCCGCTGGTCTTGTTGGTAGGGGGAATTACTATAGTGGTGATATTGTTGATAAACTA